A window of Bufo gargarizans isolate SCDJY-AF-19 chromosome 9, ASM1485885v1, whole genome shotgun sequence contains these coding sequences:
- the LOC122919421 gene encoding beta-1,4-galactosyltransferase galt-1-like isoform X1 produces the protein MPFQTVTLQWQKLRTEDKTLDLDHLSGMKPCASFKKLCKVFSVIFATFSLVYLIYIIVFVKVGLPNGSFTFTLLKSTTSKYPVCKPNVMKDTIVKVKNSKTFLVSAYLDFRSSRIVRILGITYRNEPDSLLCDFCQFYTNICILAEHQVHTDHFDFPYGTTDLLCNVQGNVAPEYVSLYPKDNPEPVFLKIQNIDEQFNVLEPDFQYNFIICISAMFGAYSNELQFIQSMEMYRMLGAQKVIIYHTESSLRMQKILSYYIDLNFVELIPWPITSFINVSKGWHYPDHPGDLHYFGQTAALNDCIYRNMYRSKYIALNDIDELIIPIIHKDWPEMLDYLLSIDPTFSVFIFENHLFPTTSQDKTNQKTPEDWISVPGVNILHHIYREPNRPDEINPTKMIVNPRSIVQVSVHVPLEYTGSEYKVPSDIAKLCHYREPKQKELDQSFLIEDNILAKYEASLIEKVNRVLNEVDYIKKEPSVRPDP, from the exons ATGCCTTTTCAG actGTAACTCTTCAATGGCAGAAATTAAGAACAGAAGATAAAACGTTGGATCTTGATCACCTATCAGGAATGAAGCCATGTGCATCATTCAAGAAACTCTGTAAAGTCTTTTCTGTAATTTTTGCGACTTTCTCCCTGGTCTACTTGATATACATTATTGTGTTTGTAAAAGTTGGTTTGCCTAACGGTTCCTTCACCTTCACCCTCCTGAAATCAACAACGTCAAAATATCCAGTATGTAAGCCCAACGTAATGAAAGATACCATTGTCAAAGTCAAAAACAGTAAAACCTTCCTTGTATCGGCCTACTTGGACTTTCGTTCTAGCCGGATTGTCCGGATTTTGGGCATAACCTATCGAAATGAACCGGATTCTTTGCTGTGTGACTTTTGTCAATTTTACACAAATATCTGCATTTTGGCAGAGCATCAAGTCCACACTGACCATTTTGATTTTCCTTATGGTACAACAGATCTTCTATGCAACGTTCAAGGCAACGTAGCCCCTGAATACGTATCTCTGTACCCAAAGGACAACCCTGAACCTGTATTCCTTAAAATACAAAACATTGATGAACAGTTTAATGTATTAGAGCCTGATTTCCAGTATAACTTTATTATTTGCATCTCAGCCATGTTTGGTGCCTACAGCAATGAACTGCAGTTTATTCAGTCAATGGAGATGTACCGCATGTTGGGTGCCCAAAAAGTGATAATTTACCACACTGAATCTAGTCTACGTATGCAGAAAATTCTGTCTTATTACATAGACTTGAACTTTGTAGAACTAATTCCTTGGCCCATTACCTCTTTCATAAATGTTTCCAAGGGTTGGCACTACCCAGATCATCCCGGAGATCTCCATTACTTTGGTCAGACTGCAGCTTTGAACGACTGCATTTATCGCAACATGTACAGGAGTAAGTATATAGCTCTTAATGACATCGATGAGCTGATCATCCCAATAATCCACAAAGACTGGCCAGAAATGTTGGACTATCTTCTCAGTATCGACCCTACCTTCAGCGTGTTTATCTTCGAAAATCATCTCTTTCCAACTACTTCTCAAGATAAGACCAACCAGAAAACACCAGAAGACTGGATCTCTGTCCCAGGAGTTAACATCCTCCACCATATATACCGGGAACCCAACCGGCCTGACGAGATCAATCCTACGAAGATGATCGTAAATCCCAGGAGCATTGTGCAAGTATCGGTCCATGTTCCACTTGAGTATACAGGTAGTGAGTACAAAGTTCCCAGTGACATTGCCAAACTTTGCCATTACCGAGAACCCAAGCAAAAAGAGCTCGACCAGAGTTTCCTGATTGAAGACAACATTTTAGcaaaatatgaagccagtttgaTAGAAAAAGTTAACAGGGTATTGAATGAGGTTGACTACATCAAAAAGGAGCCTTCAGTCAGGCCAGATCCTTAG
- the LOC122919421 gene encoding beta-1,4-galactosyltransferase galt-1-like isoform X2, with the protein MKPCASFKKLCKVFSVIFATFSLVYLIYIIVFVKVGLPNGSFTFTLLKSTTSKYPVCKPNVMKDTIVKVKNSKTFLVSAYLDFRSSRIVRILGITYRNEPDSLLCDFCQFYTNICILAEHQVHTDHFDFPYGTTDLLCNVQGNVAPEYVSLYPKDNPEPVFLKIQNIDEQFNVLEPDFQYNFIICISAMFGAYSNELQFIQSMEMYRMLGAQKVIIYHTESSLRMQKILSYYIDLNFVELIPWPITSFINVSKGWHYPDHPGDLHYFGQTAALNDCIYRNMYRSKYIALNDIDELIIPIIHKDWPEMLDYLLSIDPTFSVFIFENHLFPTTSQDKTNQKTPEDWISVPGVNILHHIYREPNRPDEINPTKMIVNPRSIVQVSVHVPLEYTGSEYKVPSDIAKLCHYREPKQKELDQSFLIEDNILAKYEASLIEKVNRVLNEVDYIKKEPSVRPDP; encoded by the coding sequence ATGAAGCCATGTGCATCATTCAAGAAACTCTGTAAAGTCTTTTCTGTAATTTTTGCGACTTTCTCCCTGGTCTACTTGATATACATTATTGTGTTTGTAAAAGTTGGTTTGCCTAACGGTTCCTTCACCTTCACCCTCCTGAAATCAACAACGTCAAAATATCCAGTATGTAAGCCCAACGTAATGAAAGATACCATTGTCAAAGTCAAAAACAGTAAAACCTTCCTTGTATCGGCCTACTTGGACTTTCGTTCTAGCCGGATTGTCCGGATTTTGGGCATAACCTATCGAAATGAACCGGATTCTTTGCTGTGTGACTTTTGTCAATTTTACACAAATATCTGCATTTTGGCAGAGCATCAAGTCCACACTGACCATTTTGATTTTCCTTATGGTACAACAGATCTTCTATGCAACGTTCAAGGCAACGTAGCCCCTGAATACGTATCTCTGTACCCAAAGGACAACCCTGAACCTGTATTCCTTAAAATACAAAACATTGATGAACAGTTTAATGTATTAGAGCCTGATTTCCAGTATAACTTTATTATTTGCATCTCAGCCATGTTTGGTGCCTACAGCAATGAACTGCAGTTTATTCAGTCAATGGAGATGTACCGCATGTTGGGTGCCCAAAAAGTGATAATTTACCACACTGAATCTAGTCTACGTATGCAGAAAATTCTGTCTTATTACATAGACTTGAACTTTGTAGAACTAATTCCTTGGCCCATTACCTCTTTCATAAATGTTTCCAAGGGTTGGCACTACCCAGATCATCCCGGAGATCTCCATTACTTTGGTCAGACTGCAGCTTTGAACGACTGCATTTATCGCAACATGTACAGGAGTAAGTATATAGCTCTTAATGACATCGATGAGCTGATCATCCCAATAATCCACAAAGACTGGCCAGAAATGTTGGACTATCTTCTCAGTATCGACCCTACCTTCAGCGTGTTTATCTTCGAAAATCATCTCTTTCCAACTACTTCTCAAGATAAGACCAACCAGAAAACACCAGAAGACTGGATCTCTGTCCCAGGAGTTAACATCCTCCACCATATATACCGGGAACCCAACCGGCCTGACGAGATCAATCCTACGAAGATGATCGTAAATCCCAGGAGCATTGTGCAAGTATCGGTCCATGTTCCACTTGAGTATACAGGTAGTGAGTACAAAGTTCCCAGTGACATTGCCAAACTTTGCCATTACCGAGAACCCAAGCAAAAAGAGCTCGACCAGAGTTTCCTGATTGAAGACAACATTTTAGcaaaatatgaagccagtttgaTAGAAAAAGTTAACAGGGTATTGAATGAGGTTGACTACATCAAAAAGGAGCCTTCAGTCAGGCCAGATCCTTAG